GGTCCTGCTGCAGGTCCACGCCTCCGGCACCGCCCCGGACACCGAACCCCTGGTGTGGCACTCCTCCGGCTTCCGCACCCTGACCCCCAAGCCCACCCCCGAGTCGATCCCCGAGAACGCCTGATGCGCACCGCCTTGCGCACCGTCGTGGTGGTGGGCAACCCCAAACCCGCCTCCCGCACCCTGCACGCCGCCATCACCACAGCCGGGCTCCTCGCCGGTACTGACGCCGGCGGGGAAGTCGACCAAGGCGTGGACCAGGTCATCGACCAGGTCATCGACGTGGCCACCCTGGGCCCGGGTCTGCTCGGCTGGGGCGATCCGGCCGTGAAGCAGGCCGTGGCCGACACCGCCGCCGCCGACCTGCTCGTGGTGGCTTCCCCGACGTTCAAGGCCACCTACACCGGCCTGCTGAAGCTGTTCCTGGACCAGTTCGCCGGCGGCGAGGGCCTGCGCGGGG
Above is a genomic segment from Kineococcus rhizosphaerae containing:
- a CDS encoding NAD(P)H-dependent oxidoreductase, with amino-acid sequence MRTVVVVGNPKPASRTLHAAITTAGLLAGTDAGGEVDQGVDQVIDQVIDVATLGPGLLGWGDPAVKQAVADTAAADLLVVASPTFKATYTGLLKLFLDQFAGGEGLRGVTAVPLMLGAAPTHALAPDLLLKPVLAELGAAVPAPGLYLIDTDAEAHGAQTPALAAYVERW